In Zingiber officinale cultivar Zhangliang chromosome 8B, Zo_v1.1, whole genome shotgun sequence, a single genomic region encodes these proteins:
- the LOC122015349 gene encoding vesicle-associated membrane protein 721-like, with protein MGQQSLIYSFVARGTVILAEYTEFTGNFNSIAAQCLQKLPASNNKFTYNCDGHTFNYLVEDGYTYCVVATELVGRQVPIAFLERVKEDFSKRYGGGKAATATANSLSREFGSKLKEHMQYCMDNPEEISKLAKVKAQVSEVKGVMMENIEKVLDRGEKIELLVDKTENLRSQAQDFRQQGTQMRRKMWLNNMKIKLIVLGIIIALILIIILSVCHGFKC; from the exons ATGGGGCAGCAGTCGCTGATCTATAGTTTCGTCGCCCGGGGGACGGTGATCCTGGCGGAGTACACAGAGTTCACGGGAAACTTCAACAGCATCGCCGCCCAGTGCCTGCAGAAGCTCCCTGCCAGCAACAACAAGTTCACCTATAACTGCGACGGCCATACCTTCAATTACCTCGTCGAGGATGGATACA CATACTGTGTCGTTGCTACCGAGTTAGTTGGCAGGCAAGTCCCTATTGCCTTTCTTGAGCGGGTGAAGGAGGATTTTAGCAAAAGATATGGTGGAGGAAAAGCTGCAACAGCTACAGCTAATAGCCTCAGCCGTGAGTTCGG GTCCAAGCTTAAGGAACACATGCAATACTGCATGGACAATCCAGAAGAGATTAGCAAGCTTGCCAAGGTGAAGGCTCAGGTTTCTGAAGTCAAGGGAGTTATGATGGAGAACATTGAGAAG GTTCTTGACCGTGGGGAGAAAATTGAGTTGCTTGTTGACAAGACTGAAAATCTTCGCTCCCAG GCACAAGATTTCAGACAACAGGGAACACAAATGCGAAGGAAGATGTGGCTGAATAACATGAAGATTAAGCTCATTGTTTTGGGCATCATTATTGCCCTGATCCTTATCATAATTTTGTCTGTATGCCATGGTTTCAAATGTTAA